From the Halalkalicoccus sp. NIPERK01 genome, one window contains:
- a CDS encoding acetyl-CoA carboxylase, translating to MANTTTIEAPMPGVFYRRSDPEEPSFVEPGDRVEAGDTIALIGVMKNFNDVTTDVSGTVREFLVENEAEIKAGDGLAVIEIE from the coding sequence ATGGCAAACACGACGACGATCGAAGCGCCGATGCCCGGCGTGTTCTACCGCCGATCCGATCCCGAGGAGCCATCGTTCGTCGAACCCGGAGACCGGGTCGAGGCGGGCGATACGATCGCGCTCATCGGCGTGATGAAGAACTTCAACGACGTCACGACGGACGTCTCGGGGACCGTCCGCGAGTTCCTGGTCGAGAACGAAGCCGAGATCAAAGCCGGCGACGGCCTCGCCGTCATCGAGATCGAGTAG
- a CDS encoding class I SAM-dependent methyltransferase produces the protein MNPNEIHRQWAERSGEYSPDYYAYYGSNEASELLRRTLDRLPASDPSVLELGCSSGRHLAHLHEHGYRDLSGIEINDEAIDVMEETYPALAACGTFYLDTIEEVVTGFEDGRFDAVYSVETLQHIHPDNEWVFEELSRVTADLLVTVENEGSGDETVNYVNGEFPLYYRDWEAVFSDLDFREVESHALKRDTFRAFRRT, from the coding sequence GTGAACCCGAACGAGATCCATCGACAGTGGGCGGAGCGGTCGGGGGAGTACTCCCCGGACTACTACGCCTACTACGGGTCCAACGAGGCGAGCGAACTGCTCCGTCGCACGCTTGACCGTCTCCCGGCGTCGGACCCGTCGGTTCTCGAACTCGGCTGTAGTTCGGGCCGCCACCTCGCGCATCTCCACGAACACGGCTATCGGGACCTCTCGGGGATCGAGATCAACGACGAGGCCATCGACGTGATGGAGGAGACGTACCCCGCACTCGCCGCGTGTGGGACCTTCTACCTCGACACGATCGAGGAGGTCGTCACCGGATTCGAGGACGGACGGTTCGACGCCGTCTACTCGGTCGAGACGCTCCAGCACATCCACCCGGACAACGAGTGGGTCTTCGAGGAACTGTCGCGCGTCACCGCCGACCTCCTCGTCACGGTCGAGAACGAGGGAAGCGGGGACGAGACGGTGAACTACGTCAACGGCGAGTTTCCGCTCTACTACCGGGACTGGGAGGCCGTGTTCAGCGATCTCGACTTCCGCGAGGTCGAATCCCACGCCCTGAAGCGGGACACGTTTCGAGCGTTTCGCCGCACGTAG
- a CDS encoding creatininase family protein gives MELAARTWPELGSYFETESLALVPLGSTEQHGPHLPEGTDHIIAESLARAAADRTGYLRTPTVDVGVSPHHRQFHGTMWVDAPVFRDYMESLVSNLTYHGIDRVVFVNAHGGNVAHLREVGRRLHDREEAYAIEWMWDESIPTLVSELFERNGPHGGPKETAMIQHLAGDLVREDRIEEAAEGGATFPSDDTHQNGARTFYDCLDNSENGVFGDQRDATAEKGERLFEAAVDQLCELCRWLDERPFEDLVAKPHV, from the coding sequence ATGGAGCTCGCAGCCCGGACGTGGCCCGAACTCGGGAGCTACTTCGAGACGGAATCGCTCGCGCTCGTCCCCCTCGGCTCGACCGAACAGCACGGCCCGCACCTTCCCGAGGGAACCGACCACATCATCGCCGAGTCGCTCGCTCGGGCCGCGGCCGACCGGACGGGCTATCTCCGTACGCCGACCGTCGATGTCGGCGTCAGCCCGCACCACCGACAGTTCCACGGGACGATGTGGGTCGACGCGCCCGTCTTCCGCGATTACATGGAAAGCCTCGTCTCGAACCTCACCTACCACGGCATCGACCGCGTGGTCTTCGTCAACGCCCACGGCGGGAACGTCGCCCACCTCCGGGAGGTCGGCCGGCGGCTCCACGACCGCGAGGAAGCCTACGCGATCGAGTGGATGTGGGACGAGAGCATCCCCACCCTCGTCTCGGAGCTCTTCGAACGGAACGGTCCCCACGGCGGTCCCAAGGAAACCGCGATGATCCAGCACCTCGCGGGCGATCTGGTTCGCGAGGACCGGATCGAGGAGGCCGCCGAGGGCGGGGCGACGTTCCCGAGCGACGACACCCACCAGAACGGCGCGCGGACCTTCTACGACTGTCTCGACAACTCCGAGAACGGCGTGTTCGGCGACCAGCGCGACGCCACCGCCGAGAAGGGCGAACGCCTGTTCGAGGCGGCGGTCGACCAGCTCTGTGAACTCTGCCGGTGGCTCGACGAACGGCCCTTCGAGGACCTCGTCGCGAAACCACACGTGTAG
- a CDS encoding DUF1328 family protein, giving the protein MVRLTTVMDALAPLQFSGEFLQYAIVFFVLAIIAAAVGARGVAGISMEIARIFIIVFVILAIVSLLL; this is encoded by the coding sequence ATGGTTCGACTCACCACCGTGATGGACGCCCTCGCACCGCTGCAGTTCTCGGGCGAGTTCCTCCAGTACGCGATCGTCTTTTTCGTCCTCGCGATCATCGCCGCGGCGGTCGGCGCACGCGGCGTCGCGGGGATCTCGATGGAGATCGCCCGCATCTTCATCATCGTCTTCGTCATCCTCGCGATCGTCTCGCTGTTGCTCTGA
- a CDS encoding pyrrolidone-carboxylate peptidase encodes MTVLLTGYEPFAEHETNPSERLATRLDGERIGRHDVIGRVLPVEFDRVSEELGSAIERVDPDLVLSMGLAAGRSAMGVERVALNVVDAGGTPDNDGASPRDERIDPDGADAHLASIPVVACVETLLEAGIPARVSNTAGTHCCNHALYTARSVTDAPAGFVHLPLTPEMAASEGREAATSGGSVPPSVALDTQHRAIELLLERCQNDPSE; translated from the coding sequence ATGACGGTGCTTCTGACCGGCTACGAACCCTTCGCCGAGCACGAAACCAATCCCAGCGAGCGACTCGCAACCCGTCTCGACGGCGAGCGGATCGGGCGCCACGACGTGATCGGGCGCGTCCTCCCCGTCGAGTTCGACCGCGTGAGCGAGGAACTCGGATCGGCGATCGAGCGGGTCGATCCGGATCTCGTGCTCTCGATGGGTCTCGCGGCCGGCCGGAGCGCAATGGGCGTCGAGCGCGTCGCGCTCAACGTGGTCGACGCCGGCGGGACGCCCGACAACGACGGGGCGAGCCCACGCGACGAGCGGATCGACCCCGACGGTGCCGACGCCCATCTCGCGTCGATCCCGGTCGTCGCGTGCGTCGAGACCCTCCTCGAGGCCGGGATCCCCGCCCGGGTCTCGAACACCGCGGGCACCCACTGCTGTAATCACGCCCTCTACACCGCGCGGAGCGTGACCGACGCCCCCGCGGGGTTCGTCCACCTGCCGCTCACCCCCGAAATGGCGGCGAGCGAGGGGCGGGAGGCGGCGACGAGCGGCGGGTCGGTCCCGCCGAGCGTGGCCCTCGACACACAGCATCGGGCGATCGAACTGCTGCTCGAACGCTGTCAGAACGATCCGAGTGAATAG
- a CDS encoding FxsA family protein encodes MWKRLLAALLIVPLVDAIFLIVVADWLSWPVTVLLVVLTALLGTLFVRAEGRHTIRRFQRALAEGRPPTDELLDGGFLIAAGALLLTPGLVTDAIGFLFVLPPSRYALRGLLKRFVITPYVEKKTDGFVSGNVYTYGFPDGDDDTVDIGSESYDVRDGEGS; translated from the coding sequence ATGTGGAAGCGCCTGCTGGCGGCGTTGCTGATCGTCCCCCTCGTCGACGCGATCTTCCTGATCGTGGTCGCCGACTGGCTGTCGTGGCCGGTAACGGTGCTGCTGGTCGTGCTGACGGCGCTTCTGGGGACGCTGTTCGTCCGCGCGGAGGGCCGACACACGATCCGGCGCTTCCAGCGGGCGCTCGCCGAGGGCCGGCCCCCGACCGACGAACTGCTCGACGGGGGCTTTCTGATCGCCGCGGGCGCGCTGTTGCTCACCCCCGGGCTGGTGACCGACGCGATCGGCTTCCTGTTCGTCCTGCCGCCGAGTCGCTACGCCCTGCGGGGGCTGTTGAAGCGGTTCGTGATCACGCCCTACGTCGAGAAGAAAACGGATGGGTTCGTCAGCGGGAACGTCTACACCTACGGGTTTCCCGACGGCGACGACGACACCGTCGACATCGGCTCGGAGAGCTACGATGTCCGCGACGGCGAGGGGTCGTAG
- a CDS encoding DUF255 domain-containing protein, protein MDDSEAAIDWRSWEEGLGLARERGDPIVLFLSATWCEECARMEATTLSNPQIRANLSEFVPVKVDADRRPRVRDRYNMGGFPSTVFCTPDGKILTGATQLGVEGLRGVLERVREVWSERSDPGRVPRALREDDPPAGDLDERVESRMAGQLDAAFDAEYGGWGDAPKFPLPRTIEFALKRDREAARRTLEAVRTHLHDDYEGGFFRYAGNRDWSDISHEKLADENAALLRAFANAYLATGEEADRETASRTVEYLTTTLWTGEAFAASQAPGPDGSYGAPEERTDPPVDTTVYAGSNALAIDALLTYHAYTDDEGARRFAERALDALDDLIDGGSVAHCAGGERDLLSDQARVLRALSTSREVLGSEEALATARAVADHTIETLQVADGRFRDGRSEGAGLLAYPLYPLDATAELADGLCDLALITGEERYRTAAREALAAFAGASDRMGPELAGYATAASRLVDEPLVIRVGAPAGSDLHRAALRIADHEAVVVPGANCEGALASVGERTADPVATPAALERAVSALFASGP, encoded by the coding sequence ATGGACGACTCGGAGGCCGCGATCGACTGGCGTTCGTGGGAGGAGGGGCTCGGACTCGCCCGCGAGCGCGGGGACCCGATCGTGCTCTTCCTCTCGGCGACGTGGTGCGAGGAGTGTGCACGGATGGAGGCGACGACCCTCTCGAACCCCCAGATCCGCGCCAACCTCTCGGAGTTCGTCCCCGTCAAGGTCGACGCCGACCGCCGTCCTCGCGTGCGCGACCGGTACAACATGGGGGGGTTCCCCTCGACGGTGTTCTGCACCCCCGACGGGAAGATCCTCACCGGCGCGACCCAACTGGGTGTCGAGGGCCTGCGGGGCGTCCTCGAACGCGTTCGGGAGGTCTGGAGCGAGCGCTCGGATCCCGGACGCGTTCCACGGGCGCTCCGGGAGGACGACCCGCCGGCCGGCGACCTGGACGAGCGGGTCGAGAGCCGGATGGCGGGTCAGCTCGACGCCGCCTTCGACGCCGAGTACGGCGGCTGGGGCGACGCCCCCAAGTTCCCCCTCCCCCGGACGATCGAGTTCGCGCTGAAACGCGACCGCGAGGCCGCCCGCCGGACCCTCGAAGCGGTCCGCACGCACCTCCACGACGACTACGAGGGCGGCTTCTTCAGGTACGCCGGAAACCGCGACTGGAGCGACATCTCCCACGAGAAGCTCGCGGACGAGAACGCCGCCCTCCTCAGAGCCTTTGCCAACGCCTATCTCGCGACCGGCGAGGAGGCCGACAGGGAGACCGCCTCGCGGACGGTCGAGTACCTGACGACGACGCTGTGGACCGGCGAGGCGTTCGCCGCGAGCCAGGCACCCGGACCCGACGGCTCCTACGGCGCGCCCGAGGAGCGCACCGACCCGCCGGTCGACACGACCGTCTACGCCGGGTCGAACGCGCTGGCGATCGACGCGCTGCTCACGTACCACGCCTACACCGACGACGAGGGGGCGAGGCGGTTCGCCGAACGCGCCCTCGACGCCCTTGACGACCTGATCGACGGCGGGAGCGTCGCCCACTGTGCCGGCGGCGAGCGCGACCTGTTGAGCGATCAGGCGCGCGTCCTCCGGGCGCTCTCGACGAGCCGGGAGGTCCTCGGGAGCGAGGAGGCGCTCGCGACCGCACGAGCGGTCGCGGATCACACCATCGAGACGCTTCAGGTGGCGGACGGCCGGTTCCGGGACGGGCGAAGCGAGGGCGCGGGCCTGCTCGCGTACCCGCTGTACCCGCTGGATGCGACCGCCGAACTCGCCGACGGCCTGTGTGATCTGGCGCTCATCACGGGCGAGGAGCGCTACCGGACGGCCGCCCGTGAGGCGCTCGCGGCGTTCGCGGGCGCGAGCGACCGGATGGGACCCGAACTCGCGGGCTACGCGACGGCGGCCTCGCGGCTGGTCGACGAGCCGCTCGTGATCCGGGTCGGAGCGCCCGCCGGGTCGGACCTCCACCGCGCCGCCCTGCGGATCGCCGACCACGAAGCGGTGGTCGTCCCCGGGGCGAACTGCGAAGGGGCGCTCGCGAGCGTCGGCGAACGGACGGCCGATCCGGTGGCGACCCCCGCCGCCCTCGAACGGGCGGTGAGCGCGCTCTTCGCGAGCGGTCCCTGA
- a CDS encoding TrmB family transcriptional regulator, which yields MASLRDLGLSEYETRVYRALLRTGPTTAKELSRASDVPMGRIYDVLNSIEGHDLVRSQTASRPKKYVAVEPDTALERLLEDKRREAEETLERYEELVDVLSDELESAEPVEEQFWTAAVGENETLDLLLERLAAADETVVMVVADRSPQFDLGAIGDVVTERLEAAVERGVDVSVLMTPEVVESLPGSVGERYRSRLSDHPAFSVRTTENLDGTFNLVDGTEVVLQVSNPLRPGEVFAVIDLKDPAFAAEIHEEFAPRWEEADPLSF from the coding sequence ATGGCCAGCCTCAGGGATCTCGGCCTCTCGGAGTACGAAACCCGCGTCTATCGGGCGCTGTTGCGCACGGGTCCGACAACCGCGAAGGAGTTGTCGCGGGCGAGCGACGTCCCGATGGGGCGGATCTACGACGTGTTGAACAGCATCGAGGGACACGACCTCGTGCGGAGCCAGACGGCGAGCCGACCCAAGAAGTACGTCGCCGTCGAACCCGACACCGCCCTCGAACGCCTCTTGGAGGACAAGCGCCGCGAGGCCGAGGAGACCCTCGAGCGGTACGAGGAGCTCGTTGACGTGCTGAGCGACGAACTCGAGTCCGCCGAGCCGGTCGAGGAGCAGTTCTGGACGGCCGCCGTCGGCGAGAACGAGACGCTCGACCTGCTCTTAGAGCGCCTCGCCGCGGCCGACGAGACCGTCGTCATGGTCGTCGCCGACCGCTCGCCGCAGTTCGACCTCGGGGCGATCGGCGACGTCGTCACGGAGCGCCTGGAGGCCGCCGTCGAGCGGGGCGTCGACGTCTCCGTGCTGATGACCCCCGAGGTCGTCGAGAGCCTCCCCGGGAGCGTCGGCGAGCGCTACCGGTCGCGGCTCTCGGATCACCCCGCCTTCTCGGTGCGCACCACGGAGAACCTCGACGGGACGTTCAACCTCGTCGACGGCACGGAGGTCGTTCTGCAGGTGTCGAACCCCCTCCGGCCGGGCGAGGTCTTCGCCGTGATCGACCTGAAGGACCCCGCCTTCGCCGCCGAGATCCACGAGGAGTTCGCCCCGCGCTGGGAGGAGGCCGATCCCCTGTCGTTTTGA
- a CDS encoding AAA family ATPase has protein sequence MDAPLWTETHAPTLAELPQEGVREYLTRATEEPINLVLYGPKGAGKTAAVRALAHEAHDSENDLVEINVADFFGMTKKEISEDPRFAPFITPKRRRETSKAGLINHVLKESASYPPVSGDYKTILLDNAEAIREDFQQALRRVMERHHEAAQFVITTRQPAALIAPIVSRCFPVAVRAPTTAEIVEVLERIAEREGVEYDREGLEYVAGYAEGDLRKAILGAQTTAEADGEITMEAAYEALGGVGIDDRVSDMLVNAENGKFTDARKLLDELLIDEGYDGGEVLEDVLAVSRSRYDGADLAALHRRAGEIDMDLTEGTSDRIQIGQLLAELGAD, from the coding sequence ATGGACGCGCCGCTGTGGACCGAGACGCACGCCCCGACGCTCGCGGAGCTCCCACAGGAGGGGGTCAGGGAGTACCTCACGCGGGCGACCGAGGAGCCGATCAACCTCGTCCTCTACGGCCCGAAGGGGGCCGGCAAGACCGCCGCCGTCCGCGCGCTCGCCCACGAGGCCCACGACTCGGAGAACGACCTCGTCGAGATCAACGTCGCGGACTTCTTCGGCATGACCAAAAAGGAGATCAGCGAGGACCCCCGATTCGCCCCGTTCATCACGCCGAAACGACGGCGCGAGACCTCGAAGGCGGGCCTGATCAACCACGTCCTGAAGGAGTCGGCGAGCTACCCGCCCGTCTCGGGCGACTACAAGACCATTCTACTGGATAATGCCGAGGCGATCCGCGAGGACTTCCAGCAAGCCCTCAGGAGGGTGATGGAGCGCCACCACGAGGCCGCCCAGTTCGTCATCACGACGCGCCAGCCCGCGGCGCTGATCGCGCCCATCGTCTCGCGGTGTTTCCCGGTGGCCGTGCGCGCGCCGACGACCGCCGAGATCGTCGAGGTGCTCGAACGGATCGCCGAGCGCGAGGGGGTCGAGTACGACCGCGAGGGACTGGAGTACGTCGCGGGCTACGCCGAGGGCGACCTCCGGAAGGCGATCCTCGGCGCGCAGACGACCGCCGAGGCCGACGGCGAGATCACGATGGAGGCGGCCTACGAGGCGCTGGGCGGCGTCGGAATCGACGACCGGGTCAGCGACATGCTCGTCAACGCCGAGAACGGGAAGTTCACCGACGCCCGCAAACTGCTCGACGAACTGCTGATCGACGAGGGCTACGACGGCGGCGAGGTGCTGGAGGACGTCCTCGCCGTCTCCCGATCGCGCTACGACGGTGCGGATCTGGCCGCCCTCCACCGGCGGGCCGGCGAGATCGACATGGACCTGACCGAGGGCACGAGCGACCGGATCCAGATCGGGCAGTTGCTCGCCGAGCTGGGCGCCGACTGA
- a CDS encoding short-chain fatty acid transporter, whose translation MSVRIPRPISDFFTALGAGASRLVQRYLPDAFIFALLLTFATMALAVALTPSGPAAVTAQWGEGFWYVIQFSMQASLALLTGWALADSPPVKRVLRRLARVPSSQRQAILATAVVGQLVGLFHWGVVLIAGAIFAREVGIAMDRKGIGVHYPLLVATAYAGLLPWHQGLSGASYLLSATPGHFLEGTIGVVPVSETMFTLANLATVGAVVVLTLVLMPLMAPEEDRVTIPEEKLRKAGSDVMADGGRPAAEDAALKRVVVDSNALCIGTGVLIWVYLGYVFATSPFTEALDINLFISGMLGLGFVFHASFRSFFEVFREAIEGASQVIIQFQFYGGIMGIMAASGLAELIASTAAEYATETTWYLLVFVSAGVVNFFVPSGGGQWTVTGELLAAATRNIPGTDVETMMVAFAMGDQWTNMIQPFWAIPVLGIAGLSIRDMMGYVAVLFVFSGAVFGVGTLLMGYGIL comes from the coding sequence ATGAGCGTGCGGATCCCCCGACCGATCAGCGACTTCTTCACCGCGCTGGGCGCGGGCGCGAGCCGACTCGTCCAACGGTATCTCCCCGACGCGTTCATCTTCGCGCTGCTCCTGACGTTCGCGACGATGGCGCTGGCCGTCGCGCTCACGCCCTCGGGCCCCGCGGCGGTCACGGCCCAGTGGGGCGAGGGGTTCTGGTACGTCATCCAGTTCTCGATGCAGGCCTCGCTCGCGCTGTTGACCGGCTGGGCGCTCGCCGACTCGCCGCCGGTCAAGCGGGTGTTGCGACGGCTCGCGAGGGTCCCGAGTTCACAGCGGCAGGCGATCCTCGCGACGGCGGTCGTCGGCCAACTGGTGGGGCTGTTCCACTGGGGGGTCGTCCTCATCGCCGGGGCGATCTTCGCCCGCGAGGTCGGGATCGCGATGGACCGAAAGGGGATCGGGGTCCACTACCCGCTGCTCGTGGCGACCGCCTACGCCGGGTTGCTGCCGTGGCACCAGGGGCTCTCGGGCGCGTCCTACCTGCTGAGCGCGACGCCGGGGCACTTCCTCGAGGGCACGATCGGGGTGGTGCCGGTCTCGGAGACCATGTTCACGCTCGCGAACCTCGCCACCGTCGGTGCGGTCGTCGTGTTGACGCTCGTGCTCATGCCGCTCATGGCCCCCGAGGAGGATCGGGTCACGATCCCCGAGGAGAAACTCCGCAAGGCCGGCTCGGACGTGATGGCCGACGGCGGCCGGCCGGCCGCCGAGGACGCGGCGCTGAAGCGGGTCGTCGTCGACAGCAACGCGCTGTGTATCGGCACGGGCGTGCTCATCTGGGTCTACCTCGGCTACGTGTTCGCCACCTCGCCGTTCACCGAGGCGCTGGACATCAACCTCTTCATCTCCGGGATGCTCGGGCTCGGCTTCGTCTTTCACGCCTCCTTTCGGAGCTTCTTCGAGGTGTTCCGCGAGGCCATCGAGGGGGCGAGCCAGGTGATCATCCAGTTCCAGTTCTACGGCGGGATCATGGGGATCATGGCCGCCTCCGGACTGGCGGAACTGATCGCGTCGACCGCCGCCGAGTACGCCACCGAGACGACGTGGTACCTGCTGGTGTTCGTCTCGGCGGGCGTCGTCAACTTCTTCGTCCCCTCGGGCGGCGGGCAGTGGACCGTCACCGGCGAACTGCTGGCCGCGGCGACCCGGAACATCCCCGGAACCGACGTCGAGACGATGATGGTTGCCTTCGCGATGGGCGATCAGTGGACCAACATGATCCAGCCGTTCTGGGCGATCCCCGTCCTGGGGATCGCCGGGCTCTCCATCAGGGACATGATGGGCTACGTGGCCGTCCTGTTCGTCTTCAGCGGGGCCGTCTTCGGGGTGGGCACGCTGCTGATGGGCTACGGGATACTCTGA
- a CDS encoding TIGR00366 family protein produces MATHTETETASSGTDREFVPFFGRFFPESLALSVLLALAALLVTIPYLAPLEQLELFATGFYDLFVLQMALILYWVLSATVVGARPVGALFDRIARAIPTSQPAIVYSTGLLALAFGWVNWALGLLGGVFVGRRLCRRAREEGVAVHYPAVLTAGLLSLVLANQGPSSPGALLMADTRVAEMTGFLDGSATLAVSEFLLAPANLVPSVVLVVTLPLVLVALAPGAEANRAEIEGESILEGTIAETFDHYSLPSKGEYTPADLLEQSRLVSLVAVAIGLGSAGLYFAAGGALTLLWLLFTLMILGLLVHVRPMAFRSKTTRATRWANHVAIPFMLYAVVFALLSAAGLYGAIGDALGGALGAFLAALGVGLLVPDPASVWVLVGPALVAAGSDLVASITAVMYGAGLSNLWLGFLFCGILSIRGFDWREFARYAAVVSVYVVVVVGASLLVL; encoded by the coding sequence ATGGCAACACACACCGAGACCGAAACGGCCTCGTCGGGAACCGACCGGGAGTTCGTGCCCTTCTTCGGGCGGTTCTTCCCGGAGTCGCTCGCGCTGTCGGTGCTGCTGGCGCTCGCGGCGCTTCTCGTCACGATCCCGTATCTGGCCCCCCTCGAACAGCTGGAGCTGTTCGCGACGGGCTTTTACGACCTGTTCGTCCTCCAGATGGCGCTGATCCTCTACTGGGTCCTCTCGGCGACCGTCGTCGGGGCGCGGCCCGTCGGCGCGCTGTTCGACCGGATCGCGCGCGCGATCCCGACGAGCCAGCCCGCGATCGTCTACTCGACGGGCCTGCTCGCGCTGGCGTTCGGCTGGGTCAACTGGGCGCTCGGCCTCCTCGGGGGCGTGTTCGTCGGGCGGCGGCTCTGTCGGCGTGCCCGCGAGGAGGGCGTCGCGGTCCACTACCCCGCCGTACTGACCGCCGGCCTGCTCTCGCTCGTGCTCGCGAACCAGGGCCCCTCCAGCCCGGGCGCGTTGCTGATGGCCGATACGAGGGTCGCCGAGATGACCGGCTTTCTCGACGGGTCGGCGACCCTCGCCGTGAGCGAGTTCCTCCTCGCGCCGGCGAACCTCGTCCCCAGCGTCGTCCTGGTCGTGACGCTGCCGCTGGTGCTGGTCGCCCTCGCCCCCGGCGCGGAGGCGAACCGGGCGGAGATCGAGGGCGAGTCGATACTCGAGGGCACCATCGCCGAGACGTTCGACCACTACTCCCTCCCCTCGAAGGGGGAGTACACGCCGGCCGACCTGCTCGAACAGTCGCGGCTCGTCTCGCTGGTGGCGGTGGCCATCGGCCTCGGTTCGGCCGGGCTGTACTTCGCGGCCGGCGGGGCGCTGACGCTGTTGTGGCTGCTGTTCACCCTGATGATACTCGGCCTGCTCGTCCACGTCCGCCCGATGGCGTTCAGGAGCAAGACCACCCGTGCGACCCGGTGGGCGAACCACGTCGCGATCCCGTTCATGCTCTACGCGGTCGTCTTCGCGCTCCTCTCTGCGGCGGGCCTCTACGGGGCGATCGGCGACGCTCTCGGGGGCGCTCTCGGGGCGTTCCTCGCGGCGCTCGGAGTCGGCCTCCTGGTCCCGGACCCCGCGTCCGTCTGGGTCCTGGTGGGTCCGGCGCTGGTCGCCGCGGGGTCGGACCTCGTCGCCTCGATCACCGCCGTGATGTACGGTGCGGGGCTCTCGAACCTCTGGCTCGGCTTTCTCTTCTGCGGGATCCTCTCGATCCGCGGGTTCGACTGGCGCGAGTTCGCCCGGTACGCGGCCGTCGTCTCCGTCTACGTCGTCGTCGTCGTGGGCGCGTCCCTGCTCGTCCTCTGA
- a CDS encoding acyl-CoA thioesterase: MTTLSETRIENRYRVQPNHANNYESLHGGTLMKWMDEVGAMAAMRFAGESCVTAGVTELDFQQPIPIGETARIEAYAYDAGRTSVRVRIRAWRENPRTGEAALTTEASFTFIAIDADGSPVAVPDVTVETDEERDLRDVARDAEH, encoded by the coding sequence ATGACGACGCTCTCGGAGACGCGGATCGAGAACCGCTACCGGGTCCAGCCCAACCACGCGAACAACTACGAGTCGCTCCACGGCGGCACCCTGATGAAGTGGATGGACGAGGTCGGCGCGATGGCCGCCATGCGCTTCGCCGGCGAGTCCTGCGTGACCGCGGGCGTGACCGAACTCGACTTCCAACAGCCGATACCGATCGGCGAGACCGCGCGGATCGAGGCCTACGCCTACGACGCTGGACGGACGAGCGTGCGGGTCCGGATCCGTGCGTGGCGCGAGAACCCCCGGACCGGCGAGGCGGCGCTCACGACGGAGGCGTCCTTCACGTTCATCGCGATCGACGCGGACGGCTCGCCCGTCGCGGTTCCCGACGTGACGGTCGAAACCGACGAGGAGCGCGATCTCCGGGACGTTGCACGCGACGCCGAGCACTAA
- a CDS encoding methyltransferase domain-containing protein: MYLLELAGEDDAFARCEARSAASAVSPLAPGLATARGIDARSVRGLAYTHRASELLGTTSGEIDSARLLLELAGIDREGSVRVRARRVRDTAVDTQRAERELGSVLVDRGFSVDLEDPDHELRAVFSADGAEPRSAERSSGVRSGTPGDGICALGWLAAESRRDFGERMPTDKPFFQPGSMDPLLARAIANVVGAGPDATVLDPMCGTGGVLVEAGLVGARVIGADAQGKMVRGARENLAHYGVGFDLFRGDATRIPLRDGSVDGVVFDAPYGRQSKVEGDLAALVEGALAEARRLAPRAVVVADRSWAGAAESAGWTVEERFERRVHRSLTRYVLVLG, encoded by the coding sequence GTGTACCTGCTGGAACTCGCCGGCGAGGACGACGCGTTCGCCCGGTGTGAGGCGCGTTCCGCCGCCAGCGCCGTCTCCCCGCTCGCGCCCGGGCTGGCGACCGCCCGCGGGATCGACGCTCGAAGCGTTCGAGGACTCGCCTACACGCACCGCGCGAGCGAACTGCTCGGGACCACCAGCGGGGAGATCGACTCGGCGCGCCTCCTGCTCGAACTCGCGGGGATCGACCGCGAGGGATCGGTCAGGGTTCGCGCCCGCCGGGTGCGGGACACGGCGGTCGACACCCAGCGCGCCGAGCGCGAACTGGGCTCCGTGCTGGTCGATCGTGGGTTCTCGGTCGATCTGGAGGATCCGGATCACGAGCTCCGGGCCGTTTTCTCCGCCGACGGCGCGGAACCCCGTTCCGCGGAACGGTCGAGCGGTGTCCGATCCGGGACACCGGGAGACGGGATCTGCGCGCTGGGCTGGCTCGCCGCCGAGAGCCGACGCGACTTCGGCGAGCGGATGCCGACCGACAAGCCGTTCTTCCAGCCCGGCAGCATGGACCCCCTCCTCGCTCGGGCGATCGCGAACGTCGTCGGCGCGGGCCCCGATGCGACGGTCCTCGACCCGATGTGTGGCACCGGGGGCGTGCTCGTCGAGGCCGGACTGGTCGGCGCACGGGTGATCGGGGCCGACGCCCAGGGGAAGATGGTGCGGGGCGCGCGCGAGAACCTCGCCCACTACGGCGTCGGGTTCGACCTATTTCGCGGCGACGCCACCCGGATCCCACTTCGCGACGGGTCGGTCGACGGGGTGGTGTTCGACGCCCCCTACGGCCGCCAGTCGAAGGTCGAGGGCGATCTCGCGGCGCTCGTCGAAGGAGCGCTCGCCGAGGCTCGCCGCCTCGCGCCCCGCGCCGTCGTGGTCGCGGATCGTTCCTGGGCCGGGGCCGCCGAGAGCGCGGGCTGGACCGTCGAGGAGCGCTTCGAGCGTCGCGTCCATCGGTCGCTGACGCGCTACGTTCTGGTGCTGGGTTAG